In the Arachis ipaensis cultivar K30076 chromosome B10, Araip1.1, whole genome shotgun sequence genome, one interval contains:
- the LOC110268360 gene encoding uncharacterized protein LOC110268360 translates to MEYISRKTVVVAIRSYTISRGVDYNVYESEPQTFYGKYKMYGRGCDWLIRANLIRKKSYWEIRRYNVAEAIRPLVETDPSIKVKTIIAEVQSRFNYTISYRKAWLAKQKSIAKVFGDWEESYQALPWWLSVMVQKMPGSVVQIETCPLYNGNEEAQGVKILHRVFWSFNPCVRAFRHCKPLVQVNETHLYGKYKGTLLVAVAQDGNQNIVSIAFALVEGETADAWHFFLRNLRMHVVRKDGVGIISDRHESIRATVNRSGGDWQPPRAWWMFCIRHIGSNFLRAFKVPHLQKLVVNIGYSRTVEEYNINYKRLQERDEAYTRWCDAIGLRHWVLAFDKGHRWGHMTTNLVECINSVLKGARNLPVLALVRATYYRLNELFTRKSAESHERKRAGYTYSVFAQQRIEASMQQAGNIVVHRFDRRNEVFEVREMSSGKVLVVDLARRTCDCGHFQVERIPCRHVIACCANQRIDWHVYVHDVYKMTEIRKVYKFEFSPLGDAETWPAYEGPTLVANPALRRTSKGRPKLTRYLNEMDSRDMRGPRICRLCGAQGHSRSRCPQRAGSSGGGNDFYFVCDYRDNVNIYCLTEAKIQIFNY, encoded by the exons ATGGAATACATTTCTAGAAAGACGGTCGTCGTAGCAATTAGAAgttacactatctctagaggagttgaCTACAATGTGTATGAGTCTGAACCACAGACATTCTATGGAAAATACAAGATGTATGGGCGTGGGTGCGACTGGCTTATCCGAGCCAACTTGATACGGAAAAAAAGTTATTGGGAGATACGCAGATATAATG TTGCTGAGGCTATAAGGCCATTGGTCGAGACTGACCCGTCCATAAAGGTGAAAACTATAATAGCCGAAGTCCAGTCAAGGTTCAACTATACCATCAGTTACcgaaaggcttggttggcaaagcagaaatcCATAGCGAAAGTTTTCGGTGATTGGGAAGAGAGTTACCAAGCCTTGCCGTGGTGGCTCTCGGTTATGGTTCAGAAGATGCCTGGGTCAGTTGTCCAGATAGAAACATGCCCACTCTACAATGGGAATGAAGAGGCGCAAGGGGTAAAAATACTTCATCGCGTATTTTGGAGTTTCAATCCATGCGTTAGGGCATTCAGGCATTGCAAGCCCCTAGTTCAGGTTAACGAAACACACCTATATGGAAAGTACAAAGGTACACTTCTGGTCGCTGTTGCACAGGATGGGAACCAGAACATTGTGTCTATCGCTTTTGCCTTGGTGGAAGGGGAGACAGCTGATGCGTGGCACTTCTTTCTAAGGAATCTGCGAATGCATGTTGTTAGAAAAGATGGTGTGGGTATCATCTCGGACCGGCATGAGTCAATTCGAGCAACAGTAAATCGTTCCGGAGGTGACTGGCAACCTCCAAGAGCATGGTGGATGTTTTGTATAAGGCACATCGGCAGCAACTTCCTACGAGCATTCAAAGTCCCTCACTTGCAAAAGCTTGTGGTCAATATTGGGTATTCAAGAACGGTGGAGGAGTATAATATCAACTATAAGAGGTTGCAAGAGCGAGACGAGGCATATACCAGGTGGTGCGATGCCATTGGACTTAGACATTGGGTATTGGCATTCGACAAGGGACATCGATGGGGCCATATGACGACGAACCTTGTCGAGTGCATTAACTCAGTGTTGAAGGGTGCCCGTAATCTACCTGTGTTGGCGCTAGTCCGAGCAACGTATTATCGGTTAAATGAACTTTTCACACGGAAGAGTGCTGAGTCTCACGAACGCAAACGTGCTGGATATACTTATTCCGTATTCGCACAACAGCGGATAGAGGCAAGTATGCAACAGGCTGGGAATATAGTTGTGCACCGTTTTGACAGACGGAATGAAGTATTTGAGGTGCGCGAAATGAGTAGCGGAAAGGTATTAGTCGTTGATCTTGCACGACGTACGTGTGATTGTGGGCACTTTCAGGTGGAACGAATACCATGTCGCCATGTTATTGCTTGCTGTGCTAACCAGCGGATCGATTGGCACGTGTATGTGCATGACGTGTACAAGATGACAGAGATCCGTAAGGTATATAAATTCGAGTTCTCACCGTTAGGTGATGCCGAGACATGGCCTGCGTATGAGGGACCCACATTGGTCGCTAATCCCGCCTTGAGGCGAACGTCAAAAGGTCGCCCAAAATTGACCAGATACTTGAACGAAATGGACTCACGCGACATGCGTGGTCCTCGGATATGCCGTCTCTGTGGTGCTCAAGGACATAGTCGGAGTCGATGTCCTCAGCGTGCTGGATCAAGTGGTGGGGGGAATGACTTTTATTTTGTGTGTGATT ACCGTGATAATGTTAACATTTACTGCCTTACTGAAGCAAAGATACAAATTTTTAACTACTAA